In one Pseudomonas sp. Bout1 genomic region, the following are encoded:
- the aceF gene encoding dihydrolipoyllysine-residue acetyltransferase, translated as MSELIRVPDIGSGEGEVIELFVKVGDTVEADQSILTLESDKASMEIPAPKAGVVKSLKVKLGDRLKEGDELLELEIEGAADAAPAAAAPAAAPAPAAEKPAAAAEAPAAPAAAPAAETVQDIHVPDIGSSGKAKIIELLVKVGDTVEADQSLITLESDKASMEIPSPAAGVVESIAVKLEDEVGTGDFILKLKVAGAAAPAAAPAAAAPAAKAEAAPAAAPAPAAKAEAAPAPAAAPAPSGAKVHAGPAVRQLAREFGVELNAVSATGPHGRVLKEDVQVYVKSMMQKAKEAPAAGGATGGSGIPPIPVVDFSRFGETEEVPMTRLMQIGASSLHRSWLNIPHVTQFDQADITDLEAFRVAQKAVAEKAGVKLTVLPLLLKACAHLLKELPDFNSSLAPSGKAIIRKKYVNVGFAVDTPDGLLVPVIKNVDQKSLLQLAAEAAALAAKARDKKLTADDMQGACFTISSLGHIGGTGFTPIVNAPEVAILGVSKATIQPVWDGKAFQPKLMLPLSLSYDHRVINGAAAARFTQRLSQLLNDIRTILL; from the coding sequence GTGAGCGAACTCATTCGCGTACCTGACATCGGCAGCGGTGAAGGTGAAGTAATTGAACTGTTTGTGAAGGTCGGCGACACCGTCGAAGCCGACCAGAGCATCCTGACCCTGGAGTCGGACAAGGCGAGCATGGAAATCCCTGCTCCCAAGGCCGGCGTGGTCAAAAGCCTGAAAGTGAAGCTGGGCGACCGCCTGAAAGAAGGCGACGAACTGCTTGAGCTGGAAATCGAAGGCGCCGCCGATGCGGCCCCTGCGGCGGCGGCTCCTGCTGCTGCCCCGGCTCCTGCCGCCGAGAAGCCTGCCGCTGCTGCCGAGGCCCCTGCGGCACCGGCTGCTGCACCTGCCGCCGAAACAGTCCAGGACATTCATGTTCCGGACATCGGCTCGTCGGGCAAGGCCAAGATCATCGAGTTGCTGGTTAAAGTCGGCGACACCGTCGAAGCCGACCAGTCGCTGATCACCCTGGAGTCCGACAAGGCCTCCATGGAAATCCCGTCGCCGGCTGCTGGCGTGGTGGAAAGCATTGCCGTGAAGCTGGAAGACGAAGTCGGCACTGGCGACTTCATCCTCAAGCTGAAAGTGGCGGGCGCTGCTGCCCCTGCTGCCGCTCCAGCCGCCGCTGCTCCGGCCGCCAAGGCTGAAGCCGCACCGGCCGCCGCACCTGCACCTGCTGCAAAAGCCGAGGCCGCACCGGCCCCTGCTGCTGCGCCTGCGCCAAGCGGTGCCAAGGTTCACGCCGGCCCAGCCGTGCGTCAGCTGGCACGTGAGTTCGGCGTCGAGTTGAATGCCGTGTCGGCCACCGGCCCGCACGGTCGCGTGCTGAAGGAAGACGTGCAGGTTTACGTCAAATCCATGATGCAAAAAGCCAAGGAAGCTCCGGCAGCCGGCGGCGCCACCGGTGGTTCGGGCATTCCGCCGATCCCGGTCGTGGACTTCAGCCGCTTCGGCGAAACCGAAGAAGTGCCGATGACCCGCCTGATGCAAATCGGCGCGTCGAGCCTGCACCGCAGCTGGCTGAACATCCCGCACGTGACCCAGTTCGACCAGGCCGACATTACCGACCTGGAAGCTTTCCGCGTTGCGCAGAAAGCCGTCGCCGAGAAGGCCGGCGTGAAGCTGACCGTGCTGCCACTGCTGCTCAAGGCCTGCGCGCACCTGCTCAAGGAACTGCCGGACTTCAACAGCTCGCTGGCCCCTAGCGGCAAGGCGATCATTCGCAAGAAGTACGTGAACGTCGGCTTTGCAGTCGATACCCCGGACGGCCTGCTGGTGCCTGTGATCAAGAACGTTGATCAGAAGAGCCTGCTGCAACTGGCTGCCGAAGCGGCTGCACTGGCTGCCAAGGCCCGTGACAAGAAGCTGACCGCAGACGACATGCAAGGCGCCTGCTTCACCATCTCAAGCCTTGGGCACATTGGCGGCACTGGCTTCACGCCAATCGTCAACGCGCCGGAAGTGGCGATCCTGGGTGTTTCCAAGGCCACCATCCAGCCTGTGTGGGACGGTAAAGCGTTCCAGCCGAAGCTGATGTTGCCGTTGTCGCTGTCCTACGATCACCGTGTGATCAACGGCGCGGCGGCGGCTCGCTTCACTCAGCGTCTGAGCCAGTTGCTGAACGACATCCGCACCATCCTGCTTTAA
- a CDS encoding putative bifunctional diguanylate cyclase/phosphodiesterase, which produces MKSQPDVARMAAEVVTQLPVPSRLGMLRFERLNEASWALLYLDPNCERQFGLPAVELCALIGSPYASLMEPQARYQLHDAIQEQLTISPHYLVRYTLHTNDGPLSLLELGEAYKQHNRHLLRGYLMVVDGLFSDISPSPAADLESQNSRLQIALELNQRAQQEQLQHLERVRAQQELILLLARQRYSTNNSLQEAAELITRSACDIYQIDCASIWNLENQHLVPISAYHRDDQQHHLPEPIDASGFPDYLEALQTSRAIDATNAMRDPRTREMAESLRPRDIHAMLDASIRVDGNVVGVLCLEQSGSTRVWQSDEIAFAGELADQFAQVINNHNRRTATSALHLFQRAVEQSANAFLLVNCDGVVEYVNPSFTAITQYSTEEVHGHLLSELPALENLSELLFDAPSSLAKSNSWQGEFKSRRKNLEPYWGQLSISKVYGDNRELTHYIGIYEDITQTKLAQQRIERLAYTDNLTNLGNRPAFIRNLDERFARDSDSSISLLLVDIDNFKRINDSLGHQTGDKLLISLARRLRNSLTASGSLARFASNEFAVLLDDTDLETGQQVASQLLATLDKPMFVDNQLISVTGSVGLACAPLHGRDPQTLMRNAGLALHKAKANGKHQVQVFTEALNAEASYKLFVENNLRRALTQNELDVFYQPKLCLRSGRLLGMEALLRWNHPEKGMIRPDQFISVAEETGLIIPIGKWIARQACRMSRQLTAAGMGNLQVAINLSPKQFSDPDLVASIAAILKEEQLPANLLELELTEGLLLEATEDTRLQLDQLKSFGLTLAMDDFGTGYSSLSYLKKFPIDIIKIDRSFIHEIPDNQDDMEITSAVIAMAHNLKLKVVAEGIETAEQLAFLRRHRCDVGQGYLFDRPIPGSELIEKLKRYPRGPIA; this is translated from the coding sequence ATGAAAAGCCAACCCGATGTCGCCCGTATGGCGGCCGAGGTAGTGACGCAATTACCGGTGCCTTCGCGCCTCGGTATGCTGCGTTTCGAGCGGCTTAATGAGGCAAGCTGGGCCCTGCTGTACCTCGACCCCAATTGCGAACGCCAGTTCGGCCTGCCCGCGGTGGAGCTGTGCGCCCTGATCGGCTCGCCCTACGCCAGCTTGATGGAACCCCAGGCGCGCTATCAGTTGCATGATGCGATCCAGGAACAACTGACCATCAGCCCGCATTACCTGGTGCGCTACACCCTGCACACCAATGACGGCCCGTTGAGCCTGCTGGAGCTGGGTGAGGCCTACAAACAACACAATCGTCACCTGCTGCGCGGCTACCTGATGGTGGTCGACGGCCTGTTCAGTGATATCTCGCCGTCCCCTGCAGCGGATCTCGAAAGCCAGAACAGCCGCCTGCAAATCGCCCTGGAGCTCAACCAGCGCGCCCAGCAGGAACAACTGCAACACCTTGAGCGGGTGCGTGCCCAGCAGGAGCTGATCCTGCTGCTGGCCCGCCAGCGCTACAGCACCAACAATTCGCTGCAAGAAGCCGCCGAGTTGATCACCCGCAGCGCCTGCGACATTTACCAGATTGATTGCGCCAGCATCTGGAACCTCGAAAATCAGCACCTGGTGCCGATTTCCGCCTACCACCGCGACGATCAGCAACACCACCTGCCAGAGCCTATCGATGCCAGCGGCTTCCCCGACTACCTGGAAGCCCTGCAAACCAGCCGCGCCATTGATGCCACCAACGCGATGCGCGATCCCCGCACCCGGGAAATGGCCGAGAGCCTTCGCCCGCGGGACATCCACGCCATGCTCGATGCCAGTATCCGCGTCGATGGCAACGTGGTCGGGGTGTTGTGCCTGGAGCAAAGCGGCAGCACTCGTGTCTGGCAATCCGATGAAATCGCGTTTGCCGGAGAGCTGGCCGACCAGTTCGCCCAAGTGATCAACAACCACAACCGCCGCACCGCCACCAGCGCCCTGCACTTGTTCCAGCGGGCCGTGGAGCAAAGCGCCAACGCGTTCCTGCTGGTCAACTGCGACGGCGTGGTGGAATACGTCAACCCCAGCTTTACCGCCATCACCCAGTACAGCACCGAAGAAGTCCACGGCCACCTGCTGTCGGAACTGCCGGCGCTGGAGAACCTCAGCGAGCTGCTGTTCGACGCCCCTTCAAGCCTGGCCAAAAGCAATAGCTGGCAAGGCGAATTCAAGAGCCGGCGCAAAAACCTCGAACCCTACTGGGGCCAGTTGTCGATCTCCAAGGTCTATGGCGACAACCGCGAGCTGACGCACTACATCGGCATCTACGAAGACATCACCCAGACCAAGCTGGCCCAGCAGCGCATCGAGCGCCTGGCCTACACCGACAACCTGACCAACCTGGGCAACCGGCCGGCGTTCATCCGTAACCTTGACGAACGTTTTGCCCGCGACAGCGACAGCTCCATCAGCCTGCTGCTGGTGGACATCGACAATTTCAAGCGGATCAACGACAGCCTCGGCCACCAGACCGGCGACAAATTGCTGATCAGCCTGGCCCGCCGCCTGCGCAACAGCCTGACCGCCAGCGGCAGCCTGGCGCGGTTTGCCAGTAATGAATTTGCCGTGCTGCTGGACGACACCGACCTTGAGACCGGCCAGCAGGTCGCCAGCCAGTTACTGGCGACCCTCGACAAGCCGATGTTTGTCGACAACCAGTTGATCAGCGTCACCGGTTCCGTGGGCCTGGCCTGCGCGCCGTTGCATGGCCGCGACCCGCAAACCCTGATGCGCAACGCAGGCCTTGCGCTGCACAAGGCCAAGGCCAATGGCAAACACCAGGTACAGGTGTTTACCGAAGCACTGAACGCCGAGGCCAGCTACAAGCTGTTCGTGGAAAACAACCTGCGCCGTGCCCTGACCCAAAACGAGCTGGACGTGTTCTACCAACCCAAGCTGTGCCTGCGCAGCGGTCGCCTGCTGGGCATGGAAGCGCTGCTGCGCTGGAACCATCCAGAGAAGGGCATGATCCGCCCCGATCAATTCATCAGCGTGGCCGAAGAGACCGGGCTGATTATCCCCATCGGCAAATGGATCGCTCGCCAGGCCTGCCGCATGAGCCGACAACTGACCGCCGCCGGCATGGGTAACCTGCAAGTGGCGATCAACCTGTCGCCCAAGCAGTTTTCCGACCCGGACCTGGTGGCCTCGATTGCCGCGATCCTCAAGGAAGAGCAGTTGCCAGCCAACCTGCTGGAACTGGAGCTGACCGAAGGCCTGCTGCTGGAAGCCACCGAAGACACGCGCTTGCAGCTGGACCAACTGAAAAGTTTTGGCCTGACCCTGGCCATGGATGACTTCGGCACTGGTTACTCGTCACTCAGCTACCTGAAAAAATTCCCGATCGACATCATCAAGATCGATCGCAGCTTTATTCATGAAATCCCCGACAACCAGGACGACATGGAAATCACCTCGGCAGTGATCGCCATGGCCCACAACCTCAAGCTCAAGGTGGTGGCCGAAGGCATTGAGACCGCCGAGCAACTGGCGTTCCTGCGCCGCCACCGTTGCGACGTCGGCCAGGGCTACCTGTTTGACCGGCCAATTCCGGGGTCCGAGCTGATCGAGAAGCTTAAACGCTACCCTCGCGGTCCAATCGCCTGA